One genomic segment of Lewinellaceae bacterium includes these proteins:
- a CDS encoding CocE/NonD family hydrolase, producing the protein MQYELYSKAKIEQVNSGDNFSDAYRSVIRNYILSCDDVKASSILVSFTTYDAVRQFTTSFQSKYIHAPTGALSPDEALNLLRAYFLYHIYSSTEPILFEETERDENSRYLIREEVITSAKDGAEISVITVRKRNTTPLPAILIFTIYADISNKNQAMLAASKGYAGVIATSRGKRQSHDPIEPYKYEHKDVYAVIDWISQQPWNNGKVGMYGGSYNGFTQWASLKEKVHPALKTIVPSVSAAPGLDVPMENNIFYNFPYKWIPYVTNNKFLDNEANNDRDRWNHLQNTWFISGRPYNKMDSIDGTPNPVFQEWISHPGYDGFWQQMIPYQDEFAHIDIPILTTTGYYDDGQRGAMYYYTEHLKHNPSAEHYLLIGPYDHWGAQSVPSANLRGYEIDPVAAINIRDGLVFEWFDYILKGKEKPSILKDKVNFEVMGENKWLHAPSLKEMGNDSLAFYLSNTKVGETYQLSTRENKEQDPLNLTIDFADRSTSNNADYYPWPIITDSINLNDGLVFKTIPFEKEVIINGSFSGSLLVTANKKDFDFSINLYELTPEGKYFHLSYYIGRASYSKSREIRELITPGVETTIAFNNTRIISKKIAKGSQLVAIINGNKNPYAQINYGSGKDVSTESIDDSKTPLSLNFSPGSKLFIPIWREDQ; encoded by the coding sequence ATGCAATATGAGCTGTACTCTAAAGCCAAAATTGAACAGGTGAATTCAGGGGATAACTTCAGCGATGCCTATCGATCTGTTATCAGAAATTACATCCTTAGTTGTGATGATGTAAAAGCGTCCAGTATCCTAGTCAGTTTCACTACCTACGATGCAGTAAGGCAATTCACCACCTCATTTCAATCCAAATACATCCATGCACCGACCGGTGCCCTGTCTCCGGATGAGGCACTGAACCTCTTAAGGGCATACTTTCTTTACCACATTTATTCCTCTACCGAACCCATCCTATTCGAAGAAACAGAGCGCGATGAAAATAGCCGATACCTCATCCGGGAGGAAGTCATAACCTCTGCCAAGGACGGAGCTGAAATCTCTGTCATTACGGTCAGGAAAAGAAATACGACACCCTTACCTGCCATTCTTATTTTTACCATCTACGCGGATATCTCCAATAAAAACCAGGCCATGCTGGCCGCCTCGAAAGGCTATGCTGGTGTTATTGCCACCTCCCGTGGCAAACGGCAAAGTCATGACCCCATTGAACCTTATAAATACGAGCACAAAGATGTTTATGCCGTCATAGACTGGATAAGCCAACAACCCTGGAACAACGGCAAAGTGGGTATGTATGGCGGGAGTTATAACGGGTTTACGCAATGGGCATCGCTTAAGGAAAAAGTACATCCTGCATTAAAAACCATTGTCCCATCGGTGTCCGCAGCCCCCGGCCTGGATGTTCCCATGGAGAATAATATTTTTTACAATTTCCCCTATAAATGGATCCCCTATGTTACGAATAATAAATTCCTCGACAATGAGGCAAACAACGATAGGGACCGTTGGAATCATCTCCAAAATACCTGGTTTATTTCCGGCAGGCCCTACAATAAAATGGATTCCATTGATGGTACACCTAATCCTGTATTCCAGGAATGGATAAGTCATCCCGGTTATGATGGTTTCTGGCAGCAGATGATACCTTACCAGGATGAGTTCGCGCATATCGACATTCCCATCCTTACCACCACCGGATATTATGATGACGGTCAGCGCGGCGCGATGTATTACTATACAGAACATTTAAAACACAACCCCAGCGCAGAACACTATTTACTAATCGGGCCTTACGACCACTGGGGAGCTCAATCTGTACCCAGCGCGAATTTACGTGGCTATGAAATTGACCCGGTCGCTGCCATCAATATTCGCGATGGGCTGGTGTTTGAATGGTTCGATTATATCCTGAAAGGGAAGGAAAAACCAAGCATACTAAAGGATAAAGTAAATTTTGAGGTGATGGGCGAAAATAAATGGCTGCATGCACCCTCTTTAAAAGAAATGGGTAATGACTCACTGGCCTTTTACTTAAGTAACACAAAAGTTGGCGAAACCTACCAACTGTCGACCCGTGAGAACAAAGAACAGGATCCTTTAAATCTCACCATAGACTTTGCAGACAGATCAACATCCAACAACGCCGATTATTATCCCTGGCCAATTATTACGGACAGCATTAATCTGAATGACGGACTGGTGTTTAAAACGATTCCATTTGAAAAGGAAGTCATCATCAATGGCTCCTTTTCAGGTTCACTGCTGGTCACCGCAAACAAAAAAGATTTTGACTTTTCGATTAATCTGTATGAATTAACCCCGGAAGGTAAATACTTCCATTTGAGCTACTACATCGGCCGGGCAAGTTATTCTAAAAGCAGAGAGATAAGAGAGCTGATCACACCGGGTGTAGAAACGACTATTGCATTTAATAACACCAGAATTATCAGTAAAAAAATAGCAAAAGGCAGTCAGCTGGTTGCGATTATCAATGGCAATAAAAATCCCTATGCCCAAATCAATTATGGCTCTGGCAA
- a CDS encoding response regulator transcription factor, whose protein sequence is MNTYKTIIIDDERLAREEVKRALSNYPEYIIAGEAANVYDAVALIEKEQPDLIFLDIQMPEKSGFDLLEELTVVPKVVFTTAYNQYAVKAFEVNALDYLVKPLRDERFAVTIEKVKAEFVKIEAIKKPLPMHYKIFIKDGEQCYFVPLKEIRLIQSMDNYVRFFFGSDKAMIKRSLNQIEEKLDPNVFFRINRSQIINTEYIERITPGFKQKLNIELKTGESLEVSSRQSARFKNWNSL, encoded by the coding sequence ATGAACACCTATAAAACCATAATTATCGATGATGAACGGCTTGCCCGGGAAGAAGTGAAAAGGGCACTGTCAAACTATCCCGAATATATCATAGCCGGTGAGGCTGCAAACGTCTATGATGCCGTCGCACTGATAGAAAAAGAACAGCCTGATTTGATATTCCTGGATATTCAAATGCCCGAAAAATCAGGCTTCGATCTCCTGGAAGAGCTTACCGTAGTACCGAAAGTGGTATTCACCACTGCATACAATCAATACGCTGTAAAAGCATTTGAGGTCAATGCGTTGGACTACCTGGTCAAACCTCTGCGGGACGAGCGTTTTGCCGTTACCATTGAAAAGGTGAAGGCCGAGTTTGTAAAAATTGAAGCAATAAAAAAACCGTTGCCCATGCATTATAAGATATTCATAAAAGATGGGGAACAGTGTTATTTCGTTCCGTTGAAAGAGATCCGGCTCATCCAGTCGATGGACAATTATGTGCGATTTTTCTTTGGTAGTGACAAGGCTATGATCAAAAGATCGCTGAATCAGATCGAAGAAAAGCTGGACCCCAATGTATTCTTCAGAATTAATCGCAGCCAGATCATCAATACGGAATACATCGAACGAATAACACCCGGGTTCAAACAAAAACTGAACATTGAATTAAAAACCGGCGAATCACTTGAGGTGTCCAGTCGTCAATCGGCCCGATTCAAAAACTGGAATAGCCTGTAA
- a CDS encoding histidine kinase, producing the protein MNRSLHRTNNKAISLYWICQLTGWGIVSLYWAYTVYTRDNYGLFFTLLNYVLDIAIGVSLTHLYRYVAKRLNWNALNLGSLAVRIIPSIILLAVAFMLLANLKWHYYWTIIGNKDFLLGQSLITWDPVLITGLRLMAIWILAYHLYHYHLNSLETTRQNAELLVVAKQAQLDNLATQLNPHFLFNSLNSIKSLIIENPKMARRAVDLLSDILRTSLYEKDAPFITIKEELILVKDYIELEKIRFEERLNVSIDMDPELENCLILPLSIQLLVENGIKHGIDKRVDGGRLTLSIAHKGASIEIIVQNPGKIFTYNSEAGIGLKNLTKRLDLHYPGQASFELLNTANDQVRAILIIPIRKNNEHL; encoded by the coding sequence ATGAACAGATCATTACATAGAACGAACAACAAAGCTATTTCACTTTATTGGATATGCCAGCTTACCGGATGGGGAATTGTATCCCTCTATTGGGCATATACTGTGTATACCAGGGACAACTATGGGTTATTCTTCACATTGCTTAATTATGTCCTGGATATAGCCATTGGGGTTTCTCTCACTCATCTGTACCGATATGTAGCCAAAAGATTAAACTGGAACGCACTTAATCTTGGCAGTTTAGCGGTCAGAATCATTCCGTCCATAATATTATTAGCTGTTGCGTTCATGCTTCTTGCCAACCTGAAATGGCATTATTACTGGACCATAATCGGAAACAAGGATTTTTTATTAGGGCAGTCTCTGATAACCTGGGATCCGGTTTTAATTACCGGTTTACGCTTAATGGCTATCTGGATTTTAGCCTATCATCTGTATCATTATCATCTGAACAGTCTGGAAACAACCAGGCAAAATGCAGAACTCCTGGTGGTTGCCAAGCAGGCCCAGCTTGATAATCTGGCGACACAATTAAATCCTCATTTCTTATTTAATTCCCTCAACTCCATCAAGTCACTGATCATTGAAAATCCCAAAATGGCGAGAAGGGCTGTGGATCTATTGTCCGACATACTGCGCACCTCCCTCTATGAAAAGGATGCTCCATTTATCACCATCAAAGAAGAGCTCATACTGGTAAAGGATTACATCGAACTTGAAAAGATACGCTTTGAAGAGCGTCTGAATGTATCAATTGACATGGATCCAGAGTTGGAAAACTGCCTTATCCTACCATTAAGCATCCAGCTTTTGGTGGAGAATGGTATAAAACATGGGATTGACAAGCGCGTCGATGGAGGCCGATTAACGCTGTCCATCGCTCATAAAGGTGCGTCCATCGAAATCATCGTCCAAAATCCAGGAAAGATCTTCACCTATAATTCGGAAGCAGGTATCGGGCTTAAAAACTTAACAAAAAGATTGGATCTCCATTATCCTGGCCAAGCCAGCTTCGAATTACTAAATACTGCTAACGACCAGGTGAGAGCCATATTAATCATACCAATTCGAAAAAACAATGAACACCTATAA
- a CDS encoding alpha/beta hydrolase, with the protein MKRVVELSNTIKSAVKIAVLLTAVIPLIGQQITPASSGYAPVQGTQIYYEVYGEGFPILLLHGAFYTIELNWAELIPELSKSRKVIAIEFQGHGHSPYSDRKMDIETMAKDVEEVMDYLKIDSADVTGYSMGGSVAYQFAVQSPERLRRLVIISSTYKTAGWLPIVNGAFEDFKPEFFDNTPLQTAYDAVAPDKSMWRKFIEKMIVFAEAPFNIGDSNIAAITSPVLIICGDNDGLDKVELMKTYQLLGGGKTADIEPMPKSQLAIIPSQGHVGVMMQTKTIATYMNNFLE; encoded by the coding sequence ATGAAAAGAGTAGTTGAACTATCCAATACGATCAAATCGGCCGTGAAGATTGCCGTACTTTTAACTGCAGTAATACCATTAATCGGGCAACAAATCACGCCTGCCAGCAGCGGATACGCTCCTGTACAAGGCACTCAGATTTATTACGAAGTGTATGGAGAAGGCTTCCCAATCCTATTATTGCACGGAGCATTTTACACCATAGAATTAAACTGGGCGGAATTAATACCTGAACTTTCAAAATCCAGGAAAGTCATTGCCATTGAATTTCAGGGACACGGCCACTCACCCTATTCTGACCGGAAAATGGACATCGAAACAATGGCAAAGGATGTGGAGGAGGTTATGGATTACCTGAAAATTGACAGCGCAGATGTCACCGGGTATAGTATGGGTGGCTCAGTTGCTTATCAGTTTGCGGTGCAAAGTCCTGAGCGGCTCAGAAGACTGGTCATCATTTCATCGACTTACAAAACCGCGGGTTGGCTGCCCATAGTAAACGGAGCATTTGAAGATTTTAAGCCCGAATTTTTTGATAACACACCATTGCAAACCGCGTACGATGCCGTGGCGCCTGATAAATCCATGTGGAGGAAGTTTATCGAGAAAATGATCGTTTTTGCCGAAGCACCATTCAATATCGGGGATTCCAATATTGCTGCAATCACTTCACCCGTATTGATCATATGCGGTGATAATGATGGGCTTGATAAAGTAGAACTGATGAAAACTTATCAATTGCTCGGTGGTGGGAAAACGGCAGATATAGAACCTATGCCAAAATCACAGCTTGCCATTATTCCTTCACAGGGACACGTCGGGGTGATGATGCAAACGAAAACAATTGCAACATACATGAATAATTTCTTAGAGTAA
- a CDS encoding SRPBCC domain-containing protein, giving the protein MSNLKFDFSVDKSAKTVYITREFDAGLDLVWDAFTRAEMLDQWVAPAPFKARTKYMNFIVGGKRFYAMVSPEGQEGWIIQEYRSITPKTNFKLYNAFADKDENPAPTGSEWDYTFSETDGITTVQITIYNESLERLEKMIEMGFAEGYKASIGNLENLLAQKRKIQ; this is encoded by the coding sequence ATGAGCAACCTGAAATTTGACTTCAGCGTAGATAAGTCAGCGAAAACGGTCTACATCACCAGGGAATTTGATGCAGGACTGGATTTGGTTTGGGATGCTTTTACCCGGGCTGAAATGCTTGACCAGTGGGTAGCACCAGCCCCATTCAAAGCCAGAACCAAATACATGAATTTTATCGTTGGCGGGAAAAGATTTTATGCGATGGTAAGTCCCGAAGGACAAGAGGGTTGGATCATTCAGGAATACAGATCCATTACACCAAAGACCAATTTCAAATTATACAATGCCTTCGCCGATAAAGATGAAAACCCCGCCCCTACCGGCTCTGAATGGGATTATACATTCAGTGAAACAGATGGTATAACAACCGTACAGATCACCATTTACAATGAATCACTTGAGCGATTGGAGAAGATGATTGAAATGGGCTTCGCTGAAGGCTATAAAGCATCCATTGGCAATTTGGAAAATCTATTGGCGCAGAAAAGAAAAATCCAATAA
- a CDS encoding winged helix-turn-helix transcriptional regulator, which translates to METRRDVFQAIADPTRRAIILLVAAQSMTPNAIAEEFQTSRQAVSKHIQILTECHLLRQEQKGREIYYHINPGKMEEIDLWLEEFKRIWETKFNQLDNLLTTITKQTK; encoded by the coding sequence ATGGAAACCAGGCGAGATGTTTTTCAGGCCATAGCCGACCCGACCAGAAGAGCGATAATACTATTGGTTGCGGCACAGTCCATGACGCCTAATGCCATTGCAGAAGAATTTCAAACAAGCCGGCAGGCGGTATCAAAGCATATCCAAATCCTCACAGAATGTCATTTGTTAAGGCAGGAACAGAAGGGAAGAGAGATTTATTATCACATCAATCCCGGCAAAATGGAAGAGATAGACCTATGGCTGGAAGAATTCAAAAGAATTTGGGAAACCAAGTTCAACCAGTTGGATAATTTATTGACCACCATCACAAAACAAACCAAATGA
- a CDS encoding tetratricopeptide repeat protein codes for MRVKAYSDYIWDGYLYSQPDSAFALAEELVAFGLKKHYARAQFAGYTLQGVSWVNRSDYQKTLDYYIRALNVAKRMGHPNVLAIAHNNVGSIYHNQGDYTQALDHYIKSLEYNDPKRTGPTLNNIGTIYMNQRNYSKALEYCIRSLELNRQKGDQGAVAATLTKMGAIYRELEDYSNSLDYYAQSLEIFKQLDHKTGIADTYNSLGLLYQRQGEYTKALDYHEKGLTFYEQLGDKNGIALSANNIGEIYLKQKDYNKALAYCQRGYDISASFHSLVRKRASCSCLYDTHKALGNGDKALLYLEQLNAVEDSLNTQETAKKLQQMEFQAEARTIQEAHEKEVRQKEKTKNISIIIGGFFLLLAGAFYIRWRYVRKSKASIQIEKERSENLLLNILPEEIARELKEKGKADARDFEMVSILFTDFKDFTEQGSRLSAAELVNEINYCFEAFDAIVEKYGIEKIKTIGDAYMAAGGLPVPSDDSVKKTVLAALEMQEFISKRKSETDAGSNHAFDMRAGIHTGPVVAGIVGVKKFQYDIWGDTVNTASRVESSGQAGLVNISQTTFELLKDDPDFTFQSRGKIETKGKGEMEMYFVSKARV; via the coding sequence TTGCGTGTAAAAGCTTATTCCGACTATATCTGGGACGGTTATCTTTATTCGCAACCGGATTCGGCATTTGCGCTGGCCGAAGAATTGGTAGCGTTCGGGCTCAAAAAACATTACGCCAGAGCACAATTTGCAGGATATACGCTTCAGGGCGTATCATGGGTTAACCGAAGTGATTATCAGAAAACACTTGACTATTACATTCGGGCCTTGAATGTCGCCAAACGAATGGGCCATCCTAATGTCCTTGCTATTGCTCATAACAACGTTGGCAGTATTTATCACAACCAGGGGGATTATACCCAGGCTCTGGACCATTATATTAAAAGCCTGGAGTACAATGATCCGAAGCGGACAGGTCCCACCCTGAATAATATCGGGACCATCTATATGAACCAGAGGAATTACTCAAAAGCCCTGGAATATTGCATCAGAAGTCTGGAACTCAACCGCCAAAAAGGTGATCAGGGGGCCGTGGCGGCCACGCTAACCAAAATGGGAGCCATTTACCGGGAACTGGAAGATTACTCCAACTCCCTGGACTATTACGCCCAAAGTCTTGAGATCTTCAAACAGCTTGATCATAAAACAGGAATTGCGGACACTTACAACAGTCTTGGATTATTGTACCAGAGGCAGGGCGAATATACCAAAGCACTGGACTACCACGAAAAAGGCCTAACCTTTTACGAACAACTTGGGGATAAGAATGGAATAGCTCTCTCCGCAAATAATATCGGGGAGATCTATTTAAAGCAAAAAGACTACAACAAAGCGCTTGCGTATTGCCAGCGCGGTTATGACATATCCGCCAGCTTTCACTCTTTGGTAAGGAAGCGGGCGAGTTGTTCCTGTTTATACGATACGCACAAAGCCCTGGGCAATGGCGACAAAGCACTTCTTTATCTTGAGCAATTGAATGCGGTGGAGGACAGCCTGAATACCCAGGAAACAGCCAAGAAACTTCAGCAAATGGAGTTTCAGGCCGAAGCTCGCACCATACAGGAAGCCCACGAAAAAGAAGTGCGTCAGAAAGAGAAGACAAAAAATATAAGCATCATAATCGGCGGATTTTTCTTGCTTTTAGCAGGCGCATTTTACATCCGATGGCGATATGTACGAAAATCAAAGGCATCCATACAAATCGAAAAAGAACGTTCAGAAAACCTGCTACTGAACATTCTCCCCGAAGAAATAGCCCGCGAACTCAAGGAAAAAGGCAAAGCGGATGCACGGGATTTCGAAATGGTCAGTATTCTCTTCACGGATTTTAAAGATTTTACAGAACAGGGCTCCAGGCTCAGTGCAGCCGAACTGGTGAATGAAATCAACTATTGTTTTGAGGCTTTCGATGCGATCGTTGAAAAATACGGAATTGAAAAAATCAAAACCATTGGCGATGCCTACATGGCGGCTGGTGGACTCCCGGTTCCTTCCGACGATTCCGTTAAAAAAACGGTTTTGGCTGCACTGGAAATGCAGGAATTCATCAGCAAACGCAAATCCGAAACAGATGCCGGGAGTAACCATGCATTTGACATGCGGGCAGGCATACACACCGGTCCGGTGGTGGCCGGCATCGTAGGTGTCAAGAAGTTTCAATACGACATCTGGGGAGATACCGTTAATACAGCCAGCCGGGTAGAATCCTCAGGACAAGCCGGTCTGGTGAACATCAGTCAAACGACCTTTGAATTACTGAAAGACGACCCGGATTTCACCTTTCAAAGCCGTGGTAAAATTGAAACCAAAGGGAAAGGTGAAATGGAAATGTATTTTGTTTCAAAAGCCCGTGTCTAA
- a CDS encoding rRNA adenine methyltransferase — protein sequence MHFDPNNKVVKLCAQGMDMEGKGNHEEASRLFLQAWNEASNDFEKFIAAHYVARHQENVNDKLKWDETALQLALRMDNDTVEGTFPSLYLNIAKCYEDLNDFENAIKNYDLAQSFISCLPDNGFGNMVKGGIKNGIERINKYFATGLHQNQENK from the coding sequence ATGCATTTCGACCCAAATAATAAGGTAGTTAAACTCTGTGCTCAGGGTATGGACATGGAAGGAAAAGGCAACCATGAAGAAGCAAGCAGGCTTTTCCTCCAGGCATGGAACGAAGCATCCAACGACTTTGAAAAATTTATTGCTGCACATTATGTCGCCCGGCATCAGGAAAACGTAAATGACAAATTGAAATGGGACGAGACAGCTTTACAGTTGGCTCTAAGAATGGATAACGATACGGTTGAAGGGACTTTTCCTTCATTATATTTAAACATTGCTAAATGTTATGAAGACCTGAACGACTTTGAGAACGCGATAAAGAACTATGACCTGGCACAATCATTTATATCCTGCTTGCCGGATAATGGATTTGGAAATATGGTGAAAGGTGGTATAAAGAATGGCATAGAAAGAATAAATAAATATTTTGCAACAGGACTACATCAAAACCAGGAGAATAAATAA
- a CDS encoding PorT family protein — protein MKDRFILIYVAIMLLLPFTSSAQLSLGLKGGVNITSVTTDDGYKTGGVKNTFGGHAAVMLEIEGRNHWALQPEINWLQKGYLFDNGTIMTRWIFNELDLHLLAKYKFNLGTVKSYLNAGPTIGKVINGFKKPSNGDKITLDIDKDQINAWDYGIAAGTGFGLSVGKGILFVDGRYMLSLNDIFTEAANKGKFHKVGFDYTLGYFFPLN, from the coding sequence ATGAAGGACCGATTCATTTTAATCTACGTCGCAATAATGCTGCTGCTGCCGTTTACATCATCTGCCCAACTATCCCTGGGATTGAAGGGTGGTGTAAACATTACCAGTGTTACCACCGATGATGGCTACAAAACCGGTGGCGTTAAAAATACCTTTGGCGGCCACGCCGCTGTTATGCTGGAAATCGAAGGCCGAAACCATTGGGCGTTGCAACCCGAGATCAACTGGTTGCAAAAGGGTTACCTGTTTGACAATGGCACGATTATGACACGCTGGATATTCAATGAACTGGATTTGCATTTACTGGCTAAATATAAATTCAACCTGGGAACTGTAAAAAGCTATTTGAATGCCGGCCCAACAATTGGAAAGGTCATAAATGGTTTTAAGAAACCTTCGAACGGCGATAAGATTACTTTAGATATTGATAAGGACCAGATCAATGCCTGGGATTATGGGATTGCTGCAGGTACCGGATTTGGTTTAAGTGTGGGTAAAGGGATTTTGTTTGTGGACGGTCGCTATATGCTTAGTCTTAATGACATTTTTACCGAGGCTGCCAATAAAGGGAAATTTCATAAAGTAGGATTTGATTATACGCTGGGTTATTTTTTCCCCTTGAATTAG
- a CDS encoding HigA family addiction module antidote protein, giving the protein MTRLKNIHPGEVLLEEFLKPMGISAYKLSKDIGIPQTRTSMILRGNRRITADTALRLSKYFGTSAKFWLGLQNDFDLEEEHIKLERELEKINVLN; this is encoded by the coding sequence ATGACTAGACTTAAGAATATTCACCCAGGTGAGGTACTGCTCGAGGAATTCCTAAAACCGATGGGAATTAGTGCCTATAAACTTTCAAAAGATATTGGCATACCTCAAACTAGAACAAGTATGATTTTAAGAGGAAATCGAAGGATCACAGCTGATACTGCCTTAAGACTTTCTAAATATTTCGGAACATCAGCCAAATTTTGGTTGGGCCTCCAAAATGATTTCGATCTTGAAGAAGAACATATCAAGTTGGAAAGGGAATTGGAAAAAATAAATGTATTAAATTAA
- a CDS encoding type II toxin-antitoxin system RelE/ParE family toxin — protein sequence MISSFGDHETLKIWEGIRSLHLPNQIQNVARRKLRMINNAANINDLRVPPANRLEKLTGNLQGFHSIRINNQWRVIFKWRSSNAYEVKIVDYHD from the coding sequence ATGATTAGTTCATTTGGAGATCATGAAACGCTAAAGATCTGGGAAGGGATAAGATCGTTACATCTACCCAATCAGATTCAAAATGTGGCCAGAAGAAAGTTAAGAATGATCAACAACGCAGCGAACATAAACGATCTGAGAGTTCCACCCGCAAACAGATTGGAGAAACTCACTGGGAATCTTCAAGGATTCCACAGCATCAGGATTAACAACCAATGGCGAGTCATCTTCAAGTGGAGATCATCTAACGCTTACGAAGTAAAAATAGTTGATTATCATGACTAG
- a CDS encoding PIN domain-containing protein, giving the protein MKSKVFIDSDVIIDFFTDREPFANPASRVFELNELGIIKLYVSAVSVNNIYYIIRKYLGHNMALQIIEDLIEIAEIVGTTKKEIIQALKNDFKDFEDSIQYSSALTIDGIDAIITRNTKDYEKSKIAVFTSENYLKTINDER; this is encoded by the coding sequence ATGAAGTCTAAAGTTTTTATTGACTCAGATGTCATCATTGACTTCTTTACAGACAGAGAACCATTCGCAAATCCAGCAAGTAGGGTATTTGAATTGAATGAGTTAGGCATAATCAAACTTTATGTTTCTGCAGTAAGTGTTAATAACATATACTATATAATCAGAAAGTATTTAGGGCACAATATGGCACTTCAAATTATAGAAGACCTTATCGAAATAGCAGAAATAGTGGGTACAACCAAAAAAGAAATAATACAAGCATTAAAAAATGATTTTAAGGATTTTGAAGATTCTATCCAATATTCATCTGCATTAACAATAGATGGAATAGATGCTATCATAACGAGAAATACTAAAGATTATGAAAAATCCAAAATTGCTGTATTTACATCTGAAAATTATTTGAAAACAATCAATGACGAGAGATAA
- a CDS encoding helix-turn-helix transcriptional regulator produces MANAKHTTTLEEHLTERYGELGTKVRDEFEAKAKAFIIGEMLKEERLQAHLTQEELADKIGAKKSYISRIENGKTDIQLSTLYKIFELGLGKKITISIN; encoded by the coding sequence ATGGCAAACGCTAAGCATACGACAACACTAGAAGAACATTTAACCGAGAGGTACGGTGAGCTAGGAACAAAAGTAAGAGATGAATTTGAAGCTAAAGCGAAAGCTTTCATCATAGGTGAAATGTTAAAAGAAGAAAGATTACAAGCACACCTCACCCAAGAAGAACTTGCAGATAAAATTGGAGCTAAAAAAAGCTATATATCCAGAATTGAAAACGGTAAAACAGATATTCAATTATCAACATTATATAAAATATTTGAATTGGGATTGGGTAAGAAAATAACCATATCAATCAATTAA
- a CDS encoding type II toxin-antitoxin system RelE/ParE family toxin yields MEKIRNVVYFKTYFKEFYDSQSTKVQEKIDLGLYYLQYTRQIPGRYVGSAEESNLFYLRIKQGSNIYRIFFCYDEGNLVILMNGFTKKTQKTPKSELNKAKQVKKEYFDGKR; encoded by the coding sequence ATGGAGAAGATTCGGAACGTTGTCTACTTCAAAACGTACTTTAAAGAGTTCTATGATAGTCAGTCCACCAAAGTTCAAGAGAAGATCGACCTTGGCCTCTACTATTTGCAATACACAAGGCAAATCCCTGGCAGATATGTTGGCAGTGCAGAAGAATCCAATCTCTTTTATTTAAGGATTAAACAAGGAAGCAACATCTATAGAATCTTCTTTTGCTATGATGAGGGGAACCTGGTGATTCTTATGAATGGTTTTACTAAGAAAACACAGAAAACCCCAAAATCAGAGCTTAACAAAGCGAAACAAGTTAAAAAGGAGTATTTCGATGGCAAACGCTAA